Genomic DNA from uncultured Methanospirillum sp.:
GGCTGAAAAATCGTAGGCTGAATACTGCCTGGCAACCCGGAGTGCTTCGCGGAACGGTGTATCAACAGAGGTCAGAGTCGTATTTATATGAGTGGCGATCTGCTGATAACAGCCCGAATATTTTCTGATATCTATTGTATTCTTCAGGTCTCCATTCGCAACCTGGCGAGAGATAGCAGAAGAGTCATGTTCAAGCGATACGAGTGACTCTCTGATCTTCCCGAGGGATCTGCTTACTGTAACACACTGATCATGCGCATCCCTGATTCTGGGATCCGGTGAGGGTTCATGAATGGCAGTCTCGATCTCACCCTCTGCAAGCCTTGAGACCTCATTAATAATAGTGCGAATCTCCCGGTCATAGTATGCAGCCAGATACCGGCTCTCATCCGCCTCCCTCATCTTTCCGTCGCACTGTTGTTCAACGGAGTCAAGCAGACGGTTTACCAGGTCAGCAACCCGTATCAGATCAGGATCCTGATCATCAGCATGAACTCTCGATGAATATACCCCGGATGAAAAATCCCTGATCGCTGAGTCAAGTGAAGATATAAGGTTCAACCCGATCCCTCCGCAGGAGCATGAGATTACATTGTGCAGGGTTTGGTTTAATGATGTCCGTTCGGGGCCGGGAAAGAAGAAGGGACACAAGCAGATAAAAGTCAGGATGGGCAGAAGGTTGGATCTGCGAACAATAGCGGCTTTGAAACCGGATTGTGATAACAGGTTTATAACAGTATATTACTGACAACAGCCTCTGAAATCCACAAATAAAAACACATATACTGATCTCTGTCCACTTTATAGTTGTACCATCAATGAGAGGAGGGTTGGATGAAAATTGAGGTCCTGAAGGATATCAAGAACGCAGAAGAAGACTACAAAAAGATGATTTTGCAGGCACAGGAGAGGCGCAAGTCTCTGATCACCAGTGCCGAGCTGGAAGCTGACAACCTGATCCAGAAGGCTCAGGAAGATGCAGAAGAGTTTAAGAAACAGCAGATTGCTGATGCCCGGAAAGAAGCTGAAATGCGGCATGCCAGAATTGTCAGCGACGGAAAGGCAGAAGCAGTAGCTCTCGAAAGCAGGGGACGGCAGAACCTCGCGAAGGCCGTGGATCTGCTAGTTACACGCTTCAAGGAGCAACTTAATGTTTCAGCCTAAACCGATGAGCAAGTTGCTCATCGTCGCATCTAAACAGCAACTAGAGCCGGTCATAACCGAACTGTACCGCATGAACATCTTCCACATCGATGACTTTGTCGAGAAAGGGGATGAGCAGTGGGAAGGGTTCAAGATCGGTATGCCATTGAAAGGAGCCGACACAACCTCATCGAGTCTTGTCAAGATCAGATCGATTGCCAGTGCATTCGGAATCGGATCAGACCAGCTTGATGATGTGGCAAAGGCCAAGGTTCAGGCACTCAAGCAGAGCATTGAGAAGGATCTTCCAGTAATTGCAGAAGAAGTCGAACAGCATCTCTCCCAGCGATCAAAGCTCGAGACATCCATCAAGGAGTTCGAGCAGAAGATCGAGGCACTCAGGCCATTTACTGATGCACCATTTCCGATGGAGCTTCTGACCGGTTACGACTCGATCAGTTGCATCGCCGGAACGGTAAAGAGTAAACCAGCGATCAATGTTTCACACGAGATCTGGGAGAAGTCGCAGAAAAGCGGGCTGTTCATCACTGTTGCCGTGAGGAATGAAGACCTCGCCGCAGTGGAGAGAAGTCTTCTTGATCTGCAACTGCAGAAAGTCACGATTCCTGCTGAAACCGGATCTGCATCTGCCCTGATCGCTGATTATGAGCAGAAGATTGCCGGCGTTCACAAGGAGATCGAACAGATTTCTGCAAAGATGGCAGAGATCAGGGAGAAGCATCATTACTTCCTGATGTCATCTGAAGAACTCCTCACTGCTGATGTCGAGCAGGCAGAGGCACCACTCAGGTTTGCAACCACTGACCTCGCATTTGCGGTGGTCGGCTGGGTCCCGACCGAACAGGTGACCAAAGTCTACGAGACCCTGGACCGTGTCTGTTCCGGAAAGGTTTACACTACTGAGCTTGAGATCGAGGACTATAACGAAGGTCCGCCGGTCGAGTATAACAATCCGGACTTTTCACACCCGACAGAACTCTTCATGGATATCTATTCACGTCCGAAGTATACCGAGGTAGATCCGACATTATTAATGTCAATAGTCTACCCGATCATGTTCGGACTGATCCTCGGAGATGTCGGGTATGGTCTTATCCTGCTCGCGATGAGCTTCGGACTTCGATCAATGGTGAAAGGCAGTGAAGCAGGCAATCAGCTCATGAATGTTCTGCGTAACTGCAGTATCAGCAGCATCATCTTTGGTGTAATTTTCTCTGAGTTCTTCGGGTTTTCCCTACCCTGGGGACCGTTATGGTTCTCACGCCATATCCCGATCGGGGCAACGGCCGAAGGGGCACACCATGCATCTGCCATTCCGCAGCTGCTTGTGGTCTCGATCTGGATCGGTATCCTGCATATTACCCTGGGCAGGATCTGGGGAGCCCTGAACGCTTCAAGGATGGAGCACGGACACCACAAATCCCTGAAGATGTTTGCAAACATCGGATGGATCCTGGTCATGTGGGGTATTATCGTTTTGATCTGGTCCAAATTCCCAATTCTCCTGATGCCTGACCTTACCAAAATGCCTGAACTTGCAGGCGGCCTGAACGTGGCCACCATTGCAGGGGCAGTTATGCTGGTTGTCGGTCTTGCATGCATCGCCCGGGAAAATGCACTGGATCTGATGGAAGTCCCGACGATCATCAGTCATGTGCTCTCATATACACGTCTTATCGCGGTCGGTCTCTCCTCGGTTGCTATCGCACTGGTCACAAATTTCATTGCGATCGGTCTGATCATCAACCCACAGCTGGCGAACCTGACCCCGGTAGGTGTCGTTCTTATCCTCGTAGGGGTTGTTGTCTTCCTCTTCGGTCATGCACTCAATACCGCACTTGGTATTCTGGGTGGCGGACTGCATCCCCTTCGTCTTCACTACGTGGAGTTCTTTACCAAGTTCTACCGTGGTGGAGGAAAGAAATACAATCCATTTGGAATGATTAGAAAACTAACTGAACAGAACTAGATTATTGGAGATTAAAATATGGCAGCAGAAGCAATAGCAGTAGAAGTTGCAGCAGCAACAGCATCGGCAGCAGGACTCAAGGCAGTAGGTGCAGGTCTCGCAGTA
This window encodes:
- the ahaH gene encoding ATP synthase archaeal subunit H, yielding MKIEVLKDIKNAEEDYKKMILQAQERRKSLITSAELEADNLIQKAQEDAEEFKKQQIADARKEAEMRHARIVSDGKAEAVALESRGRQNLAKAVDLLVTRFKEQLNVSA
- a CDS encoding V-type ATP synthase subunit I; translation: MFQPKPMSKLLIVASKQQLEPVITELYRMNIFHIDDFVEKGDEQWEGFKIGMPLKGADTTSSSLVKIRSIASAFGIGSDQLDDVAKAKVQALKQSIEKDLPVIAEEVEQHLSQRSKLETSIKEFEQKIEALRPFTDAPFPMELLTGYDSISCIAGTVKSKPAINVSHEIWEKSQKSGLFITVAVRNEDLAAVERSLLDLQLQKVTIPAETGSASALIADYEQKIAGVHKEIEQISAKMAEIREKHHYFLMSSEELLTADVEQAEAPLRFATTDLAFAVVGWVPTEQVTKVYETLDRVCSGKVYTTELEIEDYNEGPPVEYNNPDFSHPTELFMDIYSRPKYTEVDPTLLMSIVYPIMFGLILGDVGYGLILLAMSFGLRSMVKGSEAGNQLMNVLRNCSISSIIFGVIFSEFFGFSLPWGPLWFSRHIPIGATAEGAHHASAIPQLLVVSIWIGILHITLGRIWGALNASRMEHGHHKSLKMFANIGWILVMWGIIVLIWSKFPILLMPDLTKMPELAGGLNVATIAGAVMLVVGLACIARENALDLMEVPTIISHVLSYTRLIAVGLSSVAIALVTNFIAIGLIINPQLANLTPVGVVLILVGVVVFLFGHALNTALGILGGGLHPLRLHYVEFFTKFYRGGGKKYNPFGMIRKLTEQN